AATCTTGAAATGTTCACGCAGCGGAACATACGGGACCATATGACCACGCACATTGGCCAGATTCCGGCCATTAGACACTGCCGACTGTTCACTGGTGAGTTCAATGCATTCATTAACCAGCGAAAGCGGCAAGACAAAGCAGTCTGCCCCGATCTTTACCAGGAGGCTTTCAATAATCGCCAGCGTGAGAGGTATCTTAACCGTTATCTTTGAGCCAACGCCACGAGTACTGCTTATATCAATAGTACCGCGTAAGGCGTCTATGGCCCTTTTGACCACATCCATCCCGACACCGCGCCCAGAAACACTGGTAACTTTCTTGGCAGTGGAAAATCCAGGAGCAAAAATCTGGGCGTAAATCTCTTTGTCAGAGAGTTCAGCACTTGCCTGGATCAGTCCTCGTTCTACAGCCTTTGTTCTTATGGCATCGCGATCAAGGCCGGCGCCATCGTCAGTAATGGAAATAAGCACACTGTCTCCGGAATGCACTGCAGAAAGATGAACCGTTCCCTGCCGCGGCTTGCCGGCTGCCACCCGCTCTTCCGGACCTTCGATTCCATGGTCGATACTATTACGGATCAAATGAACCAAAGGATCATTAAGCCTCTCGATAACAGTCTTATCCAATTCTGTTTCGGCTCCCTCGGTTGTCATCTCGATTTCTTTGCCCAGTTCGTTAGACAAGTCCCGTACCAACCGTTTAAACTTGCTGAACGTGGTGCCGATCGGGAGCATGCGAATATTTAGAGCATTGTCCCTGAGCTCAGCGGATAATCGTTCAACTTCTTCGGCAATGTTTACCAGTTCGGGATCCCTTTTGGAAACGGCCGTTTGCGACAAGCGCGCTTGAACGGTGACCAGCTCACCAACCAGGTTGACCAAAGCATCCAGCTTGTCGGCAGGAACCCTGATACTGGTGCCGGCATCGGTCTGTTGGACCTGACGCTCCTGGCGAACCTCTTTGACATGCTGCTGTTCGACCAAAGCGGCCTGGACATCATCCGGCTTTGCCAGCCCTGTTGCTACAGCCAGCTCACCGAATCTTTTTTGCAAAGAAAGTATGTTGTCCATGTCTTCACGCGAGATATCGCCACGCTCTACAAGAATCTCTCCGAGTTTCTTGTAGTCGTCCTCAATCTCGGCACTGCCATCGTCAATAACCTCGTAGCTGAGTTCACAATCATCAGCGACGAAAATAAAGACATCCTCAATAGCATCTTTCCCCCGCGACGTGGTGAGAATGATATCCCAATAGACATAGCAGTTGTCCGGCTGCATCTCCTCCAGGGCAGGTATCCCGCTTAGTTGGGCAATCGGTCGGCACGTCCCAAGAGCTGCCAGTTCAGCTATCAGTTTGACAGGATCGGTCCCGGTCATGAAGATTTCCGGAGCAGGTTTAAAACGAATCCGGTAGGTAACAGGTCTACCCTCCGGGATTGAACTCGCTTTTGAAGAAGCGACATTAACCGGCTCTGAAACACCTGAGCTTTGCGGAAGAAGCTTTTTAAGCTCAAGGATGATCGCCGCGGCTTCGGCATCGTCAACCGGGTAACCGCTATCCGAAGCATCGAGCATTGACTTTATCTGGTCCCGCGCCGACAGTGTCAGGTTGATGAGTTGCTTGGTAACCGGAATCTTGTCATTGCGAACAAGATCAAATACGGTCTCCACCTCGTGCGTAAAGGTCGCAATATCCTCAAAGCCAAACATGGCTCCTGAACCTTTAATAGTATGCATGGCCCGGAAGACCCTGCCGATGGTCTCCTTGTCATCCGGCACTTCTTCAAGTGCGAGAAGAGAGGTCTCCAGCTCAGCCACAAGTTCGTATGCCTCTTCCTTGAATGCCTGTCTGTGAGCGTCTATCATCCCAGCACCTTTTTCACTACAGAGATCAGCTGTTCCGGCTTGAATGGCTTCACAATCCAGCCAGTTGCCCCAGCAGCCTTGCCTTCAGCTTTTTTTGAATCCTGAGACTCTGTTGTCAGCATGACAATCGGGATGAAT
This window of the Geoanaerobacter pelophilus genome carries:
- a CDS encoding chemotaxis protein CheA, with protein sequence MIDAHRQAFKEEAYELVAELETSLLALEEVPDDKETIGRVFRAMHTIKGSGAMFGFEDIATFTHEVETVFDLVRNDKIPVTKQLINLTLSARDQIKSMLDASDSGYPVDDAEAAAIILELKKLLPQSSGVSEPVNVASSKASSIPEGRPVTYRIRFKPAPEIFMTGTDPVKLIAELAALGTCRPIAQLSGIPALEEMQPDNCYVYWDIILTTSRGKDAIEDVFIFVADDCELSYEVIDDGSAEIEDDYKKLGEILVERGDISREDMDNILSLQKRFGELAVATGLAKPDDVQAALVEQQHVKEVRQERQVQQTDAGTSIRVPADKLDALVNLVGELVTVQARLSQTAVSKRDPELVNIAEEVERLSAELRDNALNIRMLPIGTTFSKFKRLVRDLSNELGKEIEMTTEGAETELDKTVIERLNDPLVHLIRNSIDHGIEGPEERVAAGKPRQGTVHLSAVHSGDSVLISITDDGAGLDRDAIRTKAVERGLIQASAELSDKEIYAQIFAPGFSTAKKVTSVSGRGVGMDVVKRAIDALRGTIDISSTRGVGSKITVKIPLTLAIIESLLVKIGADCFVLPLSLVNECIELTSEQSAVSNGRNLANVRGHMVPYVPLREHFKITGAPPAFQQIVITEVDGFRVGFVVDNVIGEHQTVIKSLGRAYKNVEGVSGATILGDGSVALILDIPHLMRGAELAERAV